In one window of Maribacter dokdonensis DSW-8 DNA:
- a CDS encoding SusD/RagB family nutrient-binding outer membrane lipoprotein, with protein MKHIYSILILLLVIGCTKDFEEINTNTNDPVTVQPSLLLRQVIYDYGEQMSYEGFTAGNLLGQYSTALDFNLFDRHDLKSPQLGGNPWPIFYQNLRDNEIILKLSQENAAYAVYEGPARIMKAYMAAGLTDLFGDAPYSEAFQGDTETVTPSYDTQESIYMDEGGVFDNLDKGILAIQNYSGTIALEGDILFNGDLDGWIRFANSLKIKYLMRVSNKIDVASQLQTIVSEGNFIDDNEENAIFNFTDGEPNSFRLAQLRVGDFNNYVLSETMDEILTNLNDPRIGRLYQPFANSADGEYNGLLNGIDASVGVSLADYSLLGTIFRENTGLLDANFMTSMETHFLLAEAAERGFISADTQTLYNTGVTQAFAYWQVELPENYLTEDAPFDNGNTIENIITQKWIANSINGYEGWIEYRRTGFPQLQTISASLNNNLIPTRMPYPSEEEALNNANYTQASNNTDGNSINVPVWWDE; from the coding sequence ATGAAACATATATATAGCATTTTAATCTTATTGTTGGTCATTGGCTGCACAAAAGATTTTGAGGAAATTAATACGAACACAAATGATCCCGTAACCGTACAACCTAGTCTTTTGTTAAGACAGGTAATTTATGACTATGGGGAACAAATGTCATATGAAGGTTTTACTGCCGGTAACCTACTAGGACAATATAGTACCGCTCTAGACTTTAACTTATTTGACAGGCATGATTTAAAGTCACCCCAATTAGGTGGTAATCCGTGGCCTATATTCTATCAAAACTTAAGGGATAATGAAATCATATTAAAATTGTCCCAAGAGAATGCTGCATATGCCGTTTATGAAGGTCCGGCAAGAATTATGAAGGCATACATGGCGGCCGGGTTAACAGATTTATTTGGTGATGCTCCCTATTCAGAAGCATTTCAAGGAGATACAGAAACGGTTACTCCGTCCTATGACACTCAGGAGTCAATTTACATGGATGAAGGTGGTGTTTTTGACAATCTTGACAAAGGGATTTTAGCCATTCAGAATTATTCAGGTACCATAGCTTTAGAGGGAGATATTCTCTTTAATGGTGATTTAGATGGATGGATTCGTTTTGCAAATTCATTGAAGATAAAATACTTGATGAGGGTTTCTAATAAAATAGATGTTGCATCGCAATTACAGACCATAGTAAGTGAAGGTAATTTCATTGATGATAATGAAGAAAATGCCATTTTCAACTTTACCGATGGTGAACCTAATAGTTTTAGACTTGCGCAACTTAGGGTTGGGGACTTTAACAACTATGTACTTTCTGAAACTATGGATGAAATTTTGACCAACTTGAACGATCCTCGTATTGGTCGTCTGTACCAACCTTTTGCCAACAGTGCAGATGGTGAATACAATGGGCTTTTAAACGGTATAGATGCATCAGTTGGGGTATCATTGGCAGACTACTCATTATTAGGTACCATTTTTAGGGAAAACACCGGTTTATTGGATGCGAATTTTATGACCAGTATGGAAACCCACTTTTTGTTGGCCGAAGCTGCTGAAAGAGGATTCATTTCTGCAGATACCCAAACTTTATACAATACCGGCGTAACACAGGCATTTGCCTACTGGCAGGTAGAACTACCTGAAAATTACCTAACAGAAGATGCCCCGTTTGATAACGGCAATACTATAGAGAACATCATTACTCAAAAATGGATTGCAAATTCAATAAACGGTTATGAAGGTTGGATAGAGTATAGAAGAACGGGTTTTCCGCAATTGCAAACAATATCGGCCAGTTTAAACAATAATTTGATACCTACCCGTATGCCTTATCCATCTGAAGAAGAAGCATTAAATAATGCCAATTATACCCAAGCTTCAAATAACACGGATGGTAATAGTATTAATGTACCTGTGTGGTGGGATGAATAA
- a CDS encoding SLC5/6 family protein, with protein MTEVQIWQWGLVITSSLVLFLLSPWAKDTNQFFKAVQKKKAPNTFMLMGSLIISWIFAKSITNAANLGLDFGIVGGVAYAGYYLSFAVAGIVIYKMRLHGKYTSIHHFLTSKFGKTAVTIFSILIAFRLFNEVWSNTMVIGSYFGDMGTTAYYWSILVFTGLTLAYVLKGGMSSSIFTDVVQMGLFSILLAVILFTIFGKDNAITTSEVVNSGIWSFETGLNLLFAALLQSFSYPFHDPVLTDRGFISSPKVTLKSFLWASVLGAICIVLFSIIGVYAQSQGMQGQAAVQVGKAFGTVILLVINFIMITSAASTLDSTFSSFSKLLALDLNLGNTVKFGRWSMVAVAVLGTVPVFLDAEILSATTISGTMVIGLTPVFLFWKGSAPKISFHLSVFCGLLFGFLLIFNWFPDSLIFTTGKYANLLWINFWGILCCLFVYMIPTWIKK; from the coding sequence ATGACTGAAGTACAAATTTGGCAATGGGGATTGGTGATCACATCTAGTTTGGTGTTGTTCTTACTGTCACCGTGGGCAAAAGATACCAATCAGTTTTTTAAAGCCGTGCAAAAGAAGAAAGCGCCCAATACCTTTATGTTAATGGGCAGCCTTATCATCTCATGGATATTTGCCAAAAGTATCACCAACGCTGCAAATTTAGGTCTGGATTTTGGTATTGTTGGTGGTGTAGCCTATGCAGGCTATTATTTATCATTTGCCGTGGCAGGTATTGTCATTTATAAAATGAGGCTACACGGTAAGTATACTAGCATACATCATTTTTTAACCTCAAAATTTGGTAAAACTGCCGTAACTATATTCTCCATATTGATTGCTTTTCGTTTGTTCAATGAAGTATGGAGCAATACCATGGTCATAGGTTCTTACTTTGGTGATATGGGCACTACCGCCTACTATTGGTCCATTTTAGTATTTACAGGTTTAACCCTTGCCTATGTTCTAAAAGGCGGCATGAGCAGTTCCATTTTTACCGATGTTGTCCAAATGGGGCTATTTTCAATACTATTAGCGGTAATATTGTTCACCATCTTTGGTAAAGACAATGCTATAACCACATCCGAAGTAGTAAATTCTGGCATATGGTCTTTTGAAACCGGGCTGAATTTATTGTTCGCTGCCTTGTTGCAATCGTTCAGCTACCCTTTTCATGATCCCGTGTTGACCGATAGAGGTTTTATTAGCAGTCCTAAAGTAACATTGAAAAGTTTTCTGTGGGCAAGTGTACTTGGAGCTATTTGCATTGTTCTATTCAGCATTATAGGTGTTTATGCACAATCGCAGGGTATGCAGGGCCAGGCAGCTGTTCAAGTAGGTAAGGCATTTGGTACGGTTATACTATTGGTCATCAATTTTATTATGATCACTTCGGCAGCATCGACCTTGGACTCTACCTTTTCATCTTTTTCCAAATTATTGGCTCTTGACCTAAACCTTGGCAACACGGTTAAATTTGGTCGTTGGTCAATGGTCGCTGTAGCAGTATTGGGTACGGTTCCGGTCTTTTTAGATGCTGAAATATTATCTGCCACCACCATTAGCGGTACAATGGTAATCGGTTTAACCCCCGTTTTTTTATTTTGGAAAGGTAGTGCTCCTAAAATCAGTTTTCATTTAAGTGTTTTCTGCGGATTGTTATTCGGTTTTTTATTGATTTTCAATTGGTTTCCAGATAGCTTAATATTTACCACTGGCAAGTATGCCAATTTATTATGGATTAATTTTTGGGGCATCTTATGCTGCCTTTTCGTTTATATGATACCTACATGGATAAAGAAATAA
- a CDS encoding arsenosugar biosynthesis-associated peroxidase-like protein, producing the protein MANTYYDPADLRKFGKITEWSEELGTKFFDYYGKVFEEGALSAREKSLIALAVSHVVKCPYCIDAYTKDGLQKGITKEEMMEAVHVGAAIEGGATLVHGVQMMNKYNKLSM; encoded by the coding sequence ATGGCAAATACGTACTACGACCCAGCAGATTTAAGAAAATTTGGAAAAATTACAGAATGGAGCGAAGAGCTTGGTACCAAATTTTTTGACTATTATGGTAAGGTTTTCGAAGAAGGCGCACTAAGTGCTAGAGAAAAGTCTTTAATTGCATTGGCGGTATCTCATGTTGTCAAATGTCCATATTGTATTGACGCCTATACTAAAGACGGCTTACAAAAAGGCATTACCAAAGAAGAAATGATGGAGGCGGTGCATGTAGGAGCAGCTATTGAAGGTGGTGCCACCTTGGTGCATGGAGTACAAATGATGAACAAGTATAACAAATTGTCAATGTAA
- the arsS gene encoding arsenosugar biosynthesis radical SAM (seleno)protein ArsS (Some members of this family are selenoproteins.), which translates to MATKSLKAKGNDLAVSNKQLEILNGGIFADGELPYFKDKIADIGHFPLRPKKLEILQINVGYMCNQVCEHCHVDAGPDRKEIMTRETMQQCLEVIKNTGAHTLDLTGGAPEMNPDFEWFVEEAAKAGIKDFIVRSNLTIIRANKKYYHLPDFFKKHNVHVISSMPHYTRGKTDKQRGDGVFDKSIKALQELNERGYGMPDSDLKLDLVYNPSGAYLPGDQAAMEKDFKKALKEDFNIDFHNLFAITNLPIARFLDYLIASENYEDYMYALVEAYNPSAVANVMCTNTISISWDGWLYDCDFNQMLDLKVASKVKHIKDYNEDILNDRNIIISQHCYGCTAGAGSSCQGTVA; encoded by the coding sequence ATGGCTACAAAATCATTAAAAGCAAAAGGAAACGATTTAGCAGTTTCCAACAAGCAGTTAGAAATATTGAACGGAGGCATATTTGCTGATGGAGAGCTTCCTTATTTTAAAGACAAAATCGCAGATATTGGGCATTTTCCATTACGCCCCAAGAAACTTGAGATCTTACAGATAAACGTAGGCTATATGTGCAATCAAGTCTGTGAACACTGTCATGTAGATGCTGGTCCAGATCGTAAAGAAATCATGACCCGTGAAACCATGCAGCAATGTTTAGAGGTCATCAAAAATACTGGAGCACACACCTTAGATTTAACTGGTGGTGCACCAGAAATGAATCCTGATTTTGAGTGGTTCGTAGAAGAAGCTGCTAAAGCCGGTATTAAAGATTTTATTGTACGTTCCAACTTGACTATAATTAGAGCTAACAAGAAATATTATCACCTACCAGATTTCTTTAAAAAGCACAACGTGCATGTTATTTCTTCAATGCCCCACTATACTCGTGGAAAAACTGATAAACAAAGAGGCGACGGTGTTTTTGACAAATCGATAAAAGCATTGCAGGAATTGAACGAAAGGGGTTATGGCATGCCTGACAGTGATCTAAAATTAGATTTAGTCTACAATCCGTCTGGCGCATATTTACCAGGAGATCAAGCTGCCATGGAGAAAGATTTTAAAAAAGCGCTTAAAGAAGATTTTAATATTGACTTTCATAACTTATTTGCAATAACCAATTTACCCATTGCGCGTTTCTTGGATTATTTGATCGCATCCGAAAATTATGAAGATTACATGTATGCATTGGTAGAAGCATACAATCCGTCTGCAGTGGCAAATGTAATGTGTACCAATACCATTTCCATTAGCTGGGACGGTTGGTTGTACGATTGTGACTTTAACCAAATGTTAGATTTAAAAGTAGCCAGTAAGGTAAAGCATATAAAAGATTATAATGAAGATATCTTAAACGATAGAAACATTATAATATCACAACATTGCTATGGCTGTACAGCGGGTGCCGGTAGTAGCTGCCAAGGTACCGTTGCTTAG
- a CDS encoding TetR/AcrR family transcriptional regulator, whose protein sequence is MNKSLKRMATMQRMQTTGLELFYSQGYYNTSIDDILKRLDLSKGAFYYHFDSKEDFFVQIIQNLLARKIYSTLIEPIEGHENPLTLITKCFDDAMETAVHNEMDYGFILSNFLSEFNGKNEVIMKHLNEIVTVWEVNLVTTLQKGKFNGFLDRHVDCEAAATFLMSSYFGVRTLMTSSAPAAKKYRFMSQLRQYFKSIEAKVTTP, encoded by the coding sequence ATGAACAAGAGCTTAAAGCGCATGGCTACCATGCAACGTATGCAGACTACAGGATTAGAATTGTTCTATTCCCAAGGATATTATAATACAAGTATAGACGATATCCTAAAAAGACTAGACCTCTCTAAAGGTGCTTTTTATTATCATTTTGATTCTAAGGAAGATTTCTTTGTTCAAATCATACAGAATTTATTGGCCCGTAAAATTTACAGCACATTAATAGAGCCCATTGAAGGTCATGAGAACCCTTTAACGCTGATTACAAAATGTTTTGACGATGCTATGGAAACCGCTGTACATAATGAAATGGATTATGGTTTTATTCTAAGTAACTTCTTATCTGAATTCAATGGAAAGAACGAAGTCATCATGAAACATTTAAATGAAATTGTAACGGTTTGGGAAGTTAACTTGGTAACTACCTTACAAAAAGGAAAATTCAACGGTTTTTTGGACAGACATGTAGATTGCGAAGCCGCTGCAACCTTTTTAATGAGTTCTTATTTTGGAGTACGCACATTAATGACCAGCTCTGCTCCTGCTGCTAAAAAATACCGATTCATGTCTCAATTAAGACAATATTTTAAAAGTATAGAAGCAAAGGTTACCACCCCTTAA
- a CDS encoding glycosyltransferase family 9 protein → MAINSHKHILVIRLSAMGDVAMSVPVITGIVKKYPQVKITVLTKAFTVPIFNNISNVSVFKADVKGRHKGILGLWKLYRELQLLQIDAVADIHNVLRSSILKQFFRLSGIPFVQLDKGRAEKKALINADRDVFKPLRSTFERYADVFGKLGYPIGKNEMETMSKKPMSNDFATLLENHTRKVIGIAPFAAFKGKMYPLDLMKKVVLQLDRSESYKLVLFGGGISEIEILASWEKQFKNCISAAGKLSFSEELGFISNLDLMLAMDSGNAHLAAMYAVPTVTIWGVTHPYAGFSPFNQPQENALLSDRSLYPAIPTSIYGNKYPEGYDKVMETIKPETIVQKIVDILKPTI, encoded by the coding sequence GTGGCAATAAATAGTCATAAACACATTTTGGTCATCCGACTCTCCGCTATGGGAGATGTTGCTATGTCGGTTCCTGTTATCACAGGTATTGTTAAAAAATATCCTCAGGTAAAAATCACTGTTCTAACAAAAGCATTTACTGTTCCTATATTCAATAATATATCTAATGTTTCAGTTTTTAAGGCAGATGTAAAAGGTAGGCATAAAGGAATTTTAGGTCTTTGGAAATTATACAGAGAGTTACAATTATTGCAGATTGATGCAGTTGCGGATATTCATAATGTTTTACGAAGTTCAATACTAAAACAGTTTTTTAGGTTATCAGGTATTCCATTTGTACAATTGGACAAGGGTAGGGCAGAAAAGAAAGCCTTGATAAATGCCGATAGAGATGTTTTTAAGCCGTTGAGATCCACTTTTGAAAGATATGCCGATGTATTCGGCAAACTGGGCTATCCCATTGGTAAAAACGAAATGGAGACCATGTCTAAAAAACCCATGTCTAACGATTTTGCCACTTTGCTTGAAAACCATACCCGGAAAGTTATAGGTATAGCCCCTTTTGCTGCTTTTAAAGGAAAAATGTATCCTTTAGACTTAATGAAAAAAGTGGTTTTACAATTGGATCGTTCAGAGAGCTATAAACTGGTGTTATTTGGCGGTGGTATCAGCGAAATAGAAATTCTTGCTTCATGGGAAAAACAGTTTAAAAATTGTATTAGCGCTGCGGGAAAGCTATCATTTTCAGAGGAACTCGGCTTCATATCCAATCTTGACCTTATGCTCGCCATGGATAGCGGAAATGCGCATTTGGCAGCCATGTATGCTGTGCCAACCGTAACAATTTGGGGGGTTACCCATCCTTATGCTGGTTTCTCACCTTTTAATCAGCCTCAGGAAAATGCCCTTTTATCCGACAGGAGTCTGTATCCTGCTATACCAACTTCTATTTATGGAAATAAGTACCCTGAAGGTTATGATAAGGTCATGGAAACCATAAAACCAGAAACCATCGTTCAGAAAATAGTTGATATTTTAAAACCTACAATTTAA
- a CDS encoding DUF4254 domain-containing protein, with the protein MFSEFAFKIFNDSIEKYHVKDDVYQSFENPYSKEEIEHLLYRKNWIDTVQWHYEDIIRNPDIDPTDALVLKRKIDASNQDRTDLVEFIDSYFLKKYQSVEVKPNATINTESPAWAIDRLSILALKIYHMKVEATRSDAALAHREKCQAKLEVLLEQKSDLSQAIDQLLADIESGIKYMKVYKQMKMYNDEELNPILRGNK; encoded by the coding sequence ATGTTTAGCGAATTCGCGTTTAAAATTTTTAATGACAGTATTGAAAAATATCATGTAAAAGATGATGTTTACCAAAGTTTTGAAAACCCCTATTCCAAGGAGGAGATTGAGCATTTATTATATAGAAAAAATTGGATCGATACGGTTCAATGGCATTATGAGGATATCATTAGAAATCCGGACATTGATCCTACCGATGCTTTGGTTTTAAAACGTAAAATTGATGCCAGCAATCAAGATAGAACAGATTTGGTAGAATTTATAGATAGTTATTTCTTGAAAAAATACCAATCGGTAGAAGTTAAGCCAAACGCTACTATCAATACAGAGAGTCCGGCTTGGGCAATTGATAGATTGTCCATATTGGCATTAAAGATCTATCACATGAAAGTAGAAGCAACAAGGTCAGATGCTGCTTTGGCACATAGAGAAAAATGCCAGGCCAAGTTAGAAGTTTTGTTGGAACAAAAAAGTGATCTTTCACAAGCTATAGACCAGTTACTTGCTGACATTGAAAGTGGCATTAAGTATATGAAGGTCTATAAACAAATGAAGATGTATAATGATGAGGAACTAAACCCCATCCTTCGTGGCAATAAATAG
- a CDS encoding DUF6427 family protein, with the protein MISSIFEKTKPVNFIILLVFLFLFYWSVQFYLFDFEISEVEIMPSIGILAILLFSVFVVDFIVKRNKLTGTNSYAILFFTLLFVVFPETLGDSKAILTSFFLLLAMRRLLSIKSLKNIKLKIFDAGLWICISSVFYEWALLYLLLVFAAIYIYEPKNIRNWMVILSVGFCFFMILYGVVLLLDKPNFIAEHYDFAIDYDAIFPIKWWTSLKMTLYALLNMAMAFSAFIHLSKSGVGKVIVMRLIAFSFIIGLVVNILVTSDNNNAVIITFFPSVIFIVNYLQSIKKPKFLELVIISSIVVPLIVYLVKL; encoded by the coding sequence ATGATTTCAAGCATTTTTGAGAAAACAAAACCGGTGAATTTCATAATTCTTCTGGTTTTTTTGTTTCTATTTTATTGGTCGGTTCAATTTTACTTGTTTGATTTTGAAATAAGTGAAGTGGAAATCATGCCATCTATTGGTATTTTAGCCATTCTTCTTTTCAGTGTATTCGTTGTTGATTTCATTGTAAAACGCAATAAACTTACTGGTACGAATTCTTATGCCATATTATTTTTCACGTTACTTTTTGTGGTCTTTCCAGAAACTTTGGGTGATAGTAAGGCTATTTTAACCAGTTTTTTTCTTCTATTGGCCATGAGGCGTTTGCTGAGTATTAAATCCTTGAAGAATATTAAGCTAAAGATTTTTGATGCAGGTCTATGGATCTGTATTTCAAGTGTCTTTTACGAATGGGCACTGCTATATTTACTTTTAGTATTCGCGGCAATTTATATCTATGAGCCTAAGAATATTAGAAATTGGATGGTAATTTTATCTGTTGGTTTTTGTTTTTTTATGATTCTTTATGGAGTTGTCTTACTTCTTGATAAGCCTAATTTTATAGCTGAGCATTATGATTTTGCAATTGATTATGATGCCATTTTTCCAATAAAATGGTGGACCAGCTTAAAAATGACGCTTTATGCTCTATTGAATATGGCAATGGCATTTTCTGCATTTATTCACCTAAGTAAATCTGGTGTCGGTAAGGTTATTGTTATGAGGTTAATTGCATTTTCATTTATCATTGGTCTGGTAGTGAATATTTTAGTGACCTCAGATAACAACAATGCGGTCATAATAACTTTTTTCCCATCGGTTATCTTTATTGTAAATTATCTTCAATCTATTAAAAAACCTAAGTTTTTAGAGCTTGTAATCATTTCTAGCATTGTAGTTCCGTTAATAGTCTATCTGGTCAAATTATAG
- a CDS encoding DUF6341 family protein gives MKSFFEGIADLFVNVLFAPLDFLRFTDSWALANILNWIFMLIGSVAFVYWMLELKKYNEKGEEDKSSTSHSYL, from the coding sequence ATGAAATCATTTTTTGAAGGTATCGCGGATTTGTTCGTAAATGTATTGTTTGCACCGTTGGATTTTTTGCGTTTTACTGATAGTTGGGCATTAGCAAATATTCTTAATTGGATATTTATGCTAATAGGTTCAGTAGCATTTGTGTATTGGATGCTAGAGTTGAAAAAATACAATGAAAAGGGAGAAGAAGACAAGTCAAGTACTTCTCACTCTTACCTATAA
- the purD gene encoding phosphoribosylamine--glycine ligase, which translates to MNILILGSGGREHTFAWKIAQSEKISKLFVAPGNAGTNKIATNVPIGVNNFEEIKKLVLKENIQLVVVGPEDPLVNGIHDFFLDDNELKNIAVIGPEKLAATLEGSKEFAKEFMMRHQIPTAQYKSFTSETVKDGFKFLEQLNPPYVLKADGLAAGKGVVILNDLDDAKNELKSMLVDKKFGSASATVVIEEFLDGIELSVFVLTDGDSYKVLPTAKDYKRIGEGDTGLNTGGMGAISPVPFANKAFMDKIEQRIVKPTVEGLKKDNMPYKGFIFIGLIKVGDDPKVIEYNVRMGDPETEVVLPRIQNDMVDLLKAVADQKLSDIELQLDERTATTVMTVSGGYPGSYEKGKEISGIESIEDSLVFHAGTTLKEGKVVTNGGRVMAITSFGSDFKTALSKSYENVAKLSFEGMNYRKDLGFDL; encoded by the coding sequence ATGAATATTTTAATATTAGGATCGGGAGGTCGCGAGCACACATTCGCATGGAAAATAGCACAAAGTGAAAAAATTTCTAAACTTTTTGTGGCGCCAGGAAATGCAGGAACTAATAAAATCGCAACGAATGTACCAATTGGTGTAAATAATTTTGAAGAAATCAAAAAATTGGTTTTAAAAGAAAATATTCAATTGGTGGTAGTTGGTCCAGAGGATCCTCTAGTTAATGGAATCCATGACTTCTTTTTAGATGATAACGAGTTAAAAAATATTGCTGTAATTGGTCCGGAAAAGTTGGCGGCTACTTTAGAGGGTAGTAAAGAATTCGCCAAAGAATTTATGATGCGCCATCAAATTCCTACCGCTCAGTATAAAAGTTTTACTTCAGAAACAGTTAAAGACGGATTCAAATTTTTAGAACAGCTTAATCCTCCTTATGTATTAAAAGCTGACGGACTTGCCGCTGGTAAAGGTGTAGTTATTTTAAATGATCTTGATGATGCCAAAAATGAACTTAAATCTATGTTAGTAGACAAAAAGTTTGGCTCAGCAAGTGCTACTGTAGTTATAGAGGAGTTTCTAGACGGAATTGAGTTAAGCGTTTTTGTGCTTACAGATGGCGATTCGTATAAAGTGTTACCTACTGCAAAAGACTATAAAAGAATAGGAGAGGGTGATACCGGATTGAATACGGGAGGTATGGGAGCTATTTCCCCTGTTCCTTTTGCTAATAAAGCTTTTATGGACAAGATAGAGCAGCGAATTGTAAAACCTACCGTAGAGGGGCTTAAAAAGGACAATATGCCGTACAAGGGTTTTATCTTCATAGGTCTTATAAAAGTTGGAGATGACCCTAAGGTTATTGAATACAACGTTAGAATGGGAGATCCTGAGACAGAGGTGGTATTGCCACGTATTCAAAATGATATGGTCGATTTATTAAAGGCCGTAGCCGACCAGAAACTATCTGACATAGAATTACAATTGGATGAAAGAACCGCTACAACGGTTATGACCGTTTCCGGTGGTTATCCAGGGTCTTACGAGAAAGGTAAAGAAATTTCTGGTATTGAATCTATTGAAGATTCCTTGGTTTTTCACGCCGGTACTACGCTTAAAGAAGGTAAGGTCGTAACCAATGGTGGTAGGGTAATGGCAATAACTTCTTTTGGAAGTGATTTTAAAACTGCACTATCTAAGTCTTACGAAAATGTAGCGAAGCTTTCCTTTGAAGGTATGAACTATAGAAAAGATCTTGGATTTGATCTTTAA
- a CDS encoding UDP-glucuronic acid decarboxylase family protein, with translation MKKILITGAAGFLGSHLCDRFISEGFHVIGMDNLITGDLNNISHLFPLSNFEFHHHDVTKFVHISGKLDYILHFASPASPIDYLKIPIKTLKVGSLGTLNLLGLAKEKDARILVASTSEVYGDPLVHPQNEEYFGNVNPIGPRGVYDEAKRFMESITMAYHRHHGLDTRIVRIFNTYGSRMRLNDGRVVPAFMGQALRGEDLTVFGDGSQSRSFCYIDDQVEGIYRLLFSDYTDPINIGNPHETTIKEFAEEIIALTGTKQKVIYKPLPQDDPTQRQPDISKAKEILGWEPKVHRAEGLKIVYDYFKSLSTEELQKKEHRDFSTTR, from the coding sequence ATGAAAAAAATACTAATAACAGGCGCTGCAGGGTTTTTAGGTTCTCATTTATGCGACCGTTTCATTAGTGAAGGGTTTCATGTCATCGGGATGGACAACCTTATTACAGGTGATTTAAATAACATTTCTCATTTGTTTCCATTATCAAATTTTGAGTTTCATCATCATGATGTAACAAAGTTTGTTCATATTTCTGGTAAATTGGATTATATTTTGCATTTTGCCTCTCCAGCAAGCCCCATAGATTATTTAAAGATTCCAATTAAGACATTAAAGGTTGGTTCTTTAGGTACGCTAAACTTACTTGGACTTGCAAAGGAAAAGGATGCAAGAATTTTGGTGGCGTCAACTTCTGAAGTTTATGGAGATCCGTTAGTACACCCTCAGAACGAAGAATATTTTGGTAATGTAAACCCAATAGGACCGCGTGGAGTATATGATGAAGCCAAGCGCTTCATGGAGTCCATTACAATGGCTTATCATAGACATCATGGACTAGATACTCGTATTGTTCGCATATTTAATACCTATGGGTCTAGAATGCGTTTAAACGATGGTAGAGTGGTTCCAGCATTTATGGGTCAAGCGTTACGTGGAGAAGATTTAACGGTTTTTGGAGATGGTTCTCAAAGTCGTTCATTTTGCTATATCGATGACCAGGTAGAAGGAATATACCGATTGTTATTCAGTGATTATACAGATCCTATTAATATTGGAAACCCGCACGAAACTACCATTAAGGAATTCGCCGAAGAGATTATAGCATTAACAGGAACTAAACAAAAAGTTATCTATAAGCCTCTTCCTCAAGATGATCCTACGCAGAGGCAACCTGATATTAGTAAAGCTAAAGAAATCTTGGGGTGGGAACCAAAGGTACATAGGGCAGAAGGACTAAAAATCGTATACGATTATTTCAAATCGTTGTCTACAGAGGAATTACAGAAGAAAGAACATAGGGATTTTTCGACGACAAGATAA